A window of Theileria parva strain Muguga chromosome 4 map unlocalized ctg_529, whole genome shotgun sequence genomic DNA:
TTACGTCACTGATCTTATGGCCCCTATATCTCTATCATTATCATGAACCATCCAAACAATACGACCAATATATATTCTTtgttaaaactaaaataaatagttTGGTTTCAGTGTTAAAAGAAAGTGTACAAATAATAGGGGttgttaataaaaaactGGATGATATGGATAAACTCAAATCAGATGGAAAAGATGAAATTAATGAAGAAACTACTATATCGAGTGAACAAAAAGATCCGTATACTGAGATTGATTCAACTGGGACTGAAAAACCAGATACTGttgatgaaattaatgataaaacAATACAAAAAAGAGAATTAAAAGATTCAAGAACTGataatgatttaattaCGACTGAAAATGGAAACCCCAATGATAgagataaatttaaaaatgaggTAATTACACTGTTGAacagaataaattattccaaAATGACATCTGATATAACAAAAACCAAGGATAAAATCGATGAAATGGTGAGTTATTACAACAAAAACGTGGAAATGAGTTTGTTACTAAATAAAGAGATACACTCACTAATTAAATTGAGTAatgatataaaaattttaaaatcggAAATAGATAAAGTAAAGGATCAATTGtttgaaaaaattcaaGTTTTAAAgcaaaaattaaatgaattaaagacaaaaataaatagtTTAATATATAGAACAAATGAATTAGATGGAGAAATCAAAAAGATTGTACATAATAACTTTTTATGGACGCTCTCTCCGTTTTTAATGATTATACCTACTACACTAATATATCATTTCCTATTTGATGGAACACTCCCTCATGGCGTTTTAAATGACGAAGACTCAAAACACAACGTAATCTTAACATCAACAGCTCATTTTATTGGTACAATACCTGCATTTTGTATGGCTTCAAAAGGTTTGTCATACAGATTTTGGACTTGGCAACACTCGCTTTTTTGGGTTGCATTAGTCCCAGAAATCATTGTGTTTGTCTTTTCTATTCTAGCTATACaatctaaaatattttttttcAAATCATTTATTGATTCGACCCCAAAAATTGGAATAATGACTTCAGTTTTAGGCTTTTGTCACGGCCTAATGGAGTCAACCAGTTTTGTATCAGTTTCAAACCACGTTCATTTTCATTCGGCACACCCTGATGATTTTTATCttgtattaattaatatcaTTTTACAAACATATCTCAAAATTATTGCTTTAAAGCTGTCTGCAAGTTACAATGAAGCTAGAATTAGTTTGGGATATCACCTTCCAGAgttctacacatttctaGATGTGCAGCCCCTAGAAGGCTTCAAATTAACATTGAAAGAAACATTTAGACGTTTCCTTTACGATCTTTTATTTGATATTAGAGTTAATATAAACCAATTCATAtaatatgaatttttatacatgATAGATTAGTGCCTAGCATATAACACTCTTACATGTATTTGCACACATACTCGAGATATTCAAAACGATAACACACATTCAATCAACATAATGAATCAACAAATTCTATTACACTGTTAAATAATAcgtattaattttaaaaaatacagCATCCAGTTGAACATAAAATACAGATCTATAGAGATGCAATACCCactttattatttccaACCCTGTTTAGAATAATTGATATcctattatataaaatacacaataatattgttattattgCAACAGTTTATGTAGATCTGTCATTCAAAAGTCAAATGGAAGTATACACCGcaaacaaataaaaaaatggAGATG
This region includes:
- a CDS encoding putative integral membrane protein — its product is MSDKSVKKVETAENDSIIHKAPDIILAFVCLATYFLETELSFISLYFLETLHIPHIHLGIYNSKLNCYRSIFIILGCLTEYGIYKICDRFKLEKKYQSYRECLISRTETIDHFLMVKAHFWICTILSITSLILWPLYLYHYHEPSKQYDQYIFFVKTKINSLVSVLKESVQIIGVVNKKLDDMDKLKSDGKDEINEETTISSEQKDPYTEIDSTGTEKPDTVDEINDKTIQKRELKDSRTDNDLITTENGNPNDRDKFKNEVITLLNRINYSKMTSDITKTKDKIDEMVSYYNKNVEMSLLLNKEIHSLIKLSNDIKILKSEIDKVKDQLFEKIQVLKQKLNELKTKINSLIYRTNELDGEIKKIVHNNFLWTLSPFLMIIPTTLIYHFLFDGTLPHGVLNDEDSKHNVILTSTAHFIGTIPAFCMASKGLSYRFWTWQHSLFWVALVPEIIVFVFSILAIQSKIFFFKSFIDSTPKIGIMTSVLGFCHGLMESTSFVSVSNHVHFHSAHPDDFYLVLINIILQTYLKIIALKLSASYNEARISLGYHLPEFYTFLDVQPLEGFKLTLKETFRRFLYDLLFDIRVNINQFI